From Amycolatopsis sp. YIM 10, the proteins below share one genomic window:
- a CDS encoding PP2C family protein-serine/threonine phosphatase encodes MDKPECTVAVAPYPGLAWASAPYPAVLTTADGRLDDLNQAAELLFSRDGTDLPQWLAQADPAGPAVSGQVGGCGYRAHPVRLGDDRVSWWLVKDTDNTDNTEDTDVRLVRDELRAERERAAFLSEASNALLSSLNLKRCMAVTAELTAGHLADAAVVIAPAVKRRFPVVTCVRDGRPEHAELLVNPDEVPGLSEALQGFPPVPSRWIDPRSAPDWLRPRGFDEAGSIVITPLPGQGVPAGALILVRRREHQGFSASEEIFARLFAARAGAAMSAARLFAEQTSITETLMRDLLPPLVHHVAGVEFAGGYRAARDHERIGGDFYDVHPATGEGEESLAVLGDVCGKGLEAAVLTGKVRNTLHALLPLADDHRRMLTLLNGALLNNRDTRFVTLVLASVVRDGAGVRLRVTSAGHPPPLVVRTNGQVEEVATMGTVIGVLPEIESVTAGLTLAPGESCLLFTDGITEARGGPLGETMFGEERLHRILSECAGMPAEAVAERVRMLAAEWAGRNAHDDMAVLVITAPRGQHLTAVGGHGRGRYTA; translated from the coding sequence ATGGACAAGCCGGAGTGCACCGTCGCGGTAGCGCCGTATCCCGGGCTGGCGTGGGCGTCCGCGCCCTACCCGGCCGTGCTGACCACGGCCGACGGGCGGCTCGACGACCTGAACCAGGCTGCGGAACTGCTGTTTTCCCGCGACGGCACGGATTTGCCGCAGTGGCTTGCCCAGGCGGACCCGGCCGGGCCCGCGGTGTCGGGGCAGGTGGGCGGGTGCGGCTACCGCGCGCACCCGGTCCGGCTCGGTGACGACAGGGTGAGCTGGTGGCTGGTCAAGGACACCGACAACACCGACAACACCGAGGACACCGACGTCCGGCTGGTCCGCGACGAACTCCGGGCCGAGCGCGAACGCGCCGCCTTCCTCAGTGAAGCGTCGAACGCGCTGCTGTCCTCGCTCAACCTCAAGCGCTGCATGGCGGTCACCGCGGAGCTGACCGCGGGGCACCTCGCCGACGCCGCGGTGGTGATCGCGCCCGCGGTGAAGCGCCGTTTCCCGGTGGTGACCTGCGTGCGCGACGGCCGGCCGGAGCACGCCGAGCTGCTGGTCAATCCCGACGAGGTCCCCGGGCTGAGCGAGGCGCTGCAAGGCTTCCCGCCGGTGCCGTCGCGGTGGATCGATCCGCGGTCGGCGCCGGACTGGCTGCGGCCGCGGGGCTTCGACGAGGCAGGCTCGATCGTGATCACCCCGCTGCCGGGCCAGGGCGTGCCCGCCGGCGCGCTGATCCTGGTGCGCCGCCGCGAACACCAGGGTTTCTCGGCCTCCGAGGAGATCTTCGCCCGGCTGTTCGCCGCGCGCGCCGGGGCGGCGATGTCGGCCGCCCGCCTGTTCGCCGAGCAGACCTCGATCACCGAGACCCTGATGCGCGACCTGCTGCCGCCGTTGGTGCACCACGTGGCCGGGGTGGAGTTCGCCGGCGGGTACCGGGCCGCGCGGGACCACGAGCGGATCGGCGGCGACTTCTACGACGTGCACCCGGCGACCGGTGAGGGCGAGGAGTCGCTGGCCGTGCTCGGCGACGTCTGCGGCAAGGGCCTGGAGGCCGCGGTGCTGACCGGGAAGGTCCGCAACACCCTGCACGCGCTGCTCCCGCTCGCCGACGACCACCGGCGGATGCTCACCCTGCTCAACGGCGCGCTGCTGAACAACCGCGACACCCGGTTCGTCACCCTCGTGCTGGCCTCGGTGGTGCGTGACGGCGCCGGGGTCCGGCTGCGGGTGACCAGCGCCGGGCATCCGCCACCGCTGGTGGTGCGGACGAACGGCCAGGTGGAGGAAGTGGCGACGATGGGCACGGTGATCGGGGTGCTGCCGGAGATCGAGTCGGTCACCGCCGGGCTCACCCTGGCGCCGGGGGAGAGCTGCCTGCTGTTCACCGACGGCATCACCGAGGCCAGGGGCGGTCCGCTCGGCGAGACCATGTTCGGTGAGGAACGGCTGCACCGGATCCTGTCCGAATGCGCGGGGATGCCGGCCGAGGCCGTGGCCGAACGCGTGCGGATGCTCGCCGCGGAATGGGCGGGCCGCAACGCACACGACGACATGGCGGTGCTCGTGATCACCGCCCCGCGCGGGCAGCACCTGACGGCGGTGGGCGGGCACGGGAGAGGCAGGTACACCGCATGA
- a CDS encoding B12-binding domain-containing protein: MSTPDGHREVAVARLWDAVTACDEQAAVEAGLAALDAGLDLEETLLDVVGVVQHRVGREWAANRLSVAQEHAATAINERVIAAAVHSRPRAHPVLGRITVACVDGEWHALPARLLAETLKLRGFAVDYLGAQVPTPHLITHLHQTGPDAVALSGSLATRLPTAHITITACQSASVPVIAGGAAFGSDGRFAGLLGADAWAPDARSAADRLATSPLPMPRRGRVLLDDLPHLADQEYTMVVRTAPDLVRAVYRGLEERLPAMRDYTELQLQRTTEDLAHIVDFLATSLYTGDDELFFGFLGWTAEILAVRGVPPACLLPTLELFATELRDFARAAPLLARARDHLGRTV; the protein is encoded by the coding sequence ATGAGCACACCCGACGGACACCGGGAAGTCGCGGTCGCGCGGTTGTGGGACGCGGTGACCGCCTGCGACGAGCAGGCCGCGGTGGAGGCCGGCCTTGCCGCGCTCGACGCCGGCCTCGACCTGGAGGAGACCCTGCTCGACGTGGTCGGCGTGGTGCAGCACCGGGTCGGCCGGGAATGGGCGGCCAACCGGCTGAGCGTGGCACAGGAGCACGCGGCCACCGCGATCAACGAGCGGGTGATCGCCGCGGCGGTGCACTCGCGGCCGCGAGCGCACCCGGTGCTCGGCCGGATCACCGTGGCCTGCGTCGACGGCGAATGGCACGCGCTGCCCGCCCGGCTGCTGGCCGAAACGCTGAAACTGCGCGGATTCGCGGTGGACTACCTCGGCGCCCAGGTGCCCACCCCGCACCTGATCACCCACCTGCACCAGACCGGGCCGGACGCGGTCGCGCTGTCCGGTTCGCTCGCCACCCGGCTGCCCACCGCGCACATCACCATCACCGCCTGCCAGTCCGCGAGCGTGCCGGTGATCGCCGGTGGCGCCGCCTTCGGCTCGGACGGCCGGTTCGCCGGCTTGCTCGGCGCGGACGCCTGGGCACCCGACGCCCGGTCCGCGGCCGATCGCCTCGCCACCTCGCCGCTGCCCATGCCGCGTCGTGGTCGCGTGCTGCTCGACGATCTGCCGCACCTGGCCGACCAGGAGTACACGATGGTCGTGCGCACCGCGCCGGACCTGGTCCGGGCGGTCTACCGCGGGCTGGAGGAGCGGCTGCCCGCGATGCGCGACTACACCGAACTCCAGTTGCAGCGCACCACCGAGGACCTCGCGCACATCGTCGACTTCCTGGCCACGTCGCTCTATACCGGTGACGACGAGCTGTTCTTCGGATTCCTGGGCTGGACCGCCGAAATCCTCGCGGTGCGCGGGGTGCCACCCGCGTGCCTGCTGCCCACGCTGGAGCTGTTCGCGACGGAACTGCGCGACTTCGCCAGGGCGGCGCCGCTGCTCGCCCGTGCGCGCGACCACCTGGGGAGAACCGTGTGA
- a CDS encoding STAS domain-containing protein, with translation MTTIVFDTLTCTWTTPEEQTALLRLDGDLDHSCSAEFAELIATRLAATPGLRTLRLDCGALGRCDTSGLSALLMTRRHTEAAGVVLRLDNRGAALERLLGVTGTRYYLTGEAAADRERRDT, from the coding sequence GTGACGACCATTGTGTTCGACACGCTCACCTGCACCTGGACCACCCCGGAGGAACAGACCGCGCTGCTGCGGCTGGACGGCGATCTCGACCATTCCTGCTCGGCGGAGTTCGCCGAGCTGATCGCCACGCGGCTGGCCGCCACGCCGGGCTTGCGAACGCTGCGGCTGGACTGCGGCGCGCTGGGCCGGTGTGATACGAGCGGGTTGTCGGCGCTGCTGATGACCCGCCGGCACACCGAGGCCGCCGGAGTGGTGCTGCGCCTGGACAATCGCGGGGCCGCACTGGAGCGGTTGCTCGGGGTGACCGGAACCCGCTACTACCTGACCGGTGAGGCCGCGGCCGACCGGGAACGGCGCGACACCTGA
- a CDS encoding STAS domain-containing protein codes for MPAESNVPGGSANGQGQWESERQLWSAAPAEDRDGVVLLTLTGELDLAAAEDLDRLLGESLDSGREGLVVDMTGVSFCDSSCLNALLGAARRARAAGAGFALVAVSPAVVRPITALNLGQLLPMTGSVPEAVELVRTR; via the coding sequence ATGCCAGCCGAGTCCAACGTGCCCGGAGGCTCCGCGAACGGGCAGGGACAGTGGGAAAGCGAGCGCCAGCTGTGGTCGGCAGCGCCGGCGGAGGACCGTGACGGGGTCGTGCTTCTCACGCTCACCGGGGAACTGGACCTGGCTGCCGCCGAAGACCTCGATCGTCTGCTCGGCGAATCACTCGACTCCGGTCGTGAGGGCCTGGTCGTGGACATGACCGGCGTGAGCTTCTGCGACTCCAGCTGCCTGAACGCCCTGCTGGGCGCCGCGCGCCGGGCACGCGCGGCCGGGGCGGGTTTCGCGCTGGTGGCCGTTTCGCCCGCGGTCGTCCGGCCGATCACCGCGCTGAACCTGGGGCAGTTGCTGCCGATGACCGGCAGCGTGCCCGAGGCCGTCGAGCTGGTCCGCACGCGGTGA
- a CDS encoding CdaR family transcriptional regulator: protein MDERTSAIALHVVRALASDPGVLSRVVDAARSNSPEVARLPAEENRRHIITLLTEAVAHLERGDVHETGDFSAAFALGADRAAQGVPIIDLLRGVHAGRAEVTRAGVDAARAMGVDDATILEFIVDLDHYVGAVQRHIVSGYHTAELELSRTARDFSTQVLRKLLLPGEGPPDADALGRAGLHPERRYHCVVSAVTDPRDARSLEQQLASSGGVYGFVEGTLTGVAPQSPALPEDAPLVVASPARPLPALRETYPLCAQALKVAAGRGLRGVRPLIGLAAETALAAHPALARTLVGELLAPLDPANEFHQEIAATAVAFLDHGCVINATAKALHIHANTVRYRLDRLHELVGIDVNDRSYPYVVTAMQTWWALRTWLQAR from the coding sequence GTGGACGAGCGGACCAGCGCCATCGCGCTGCACGTGGTGCGGGCACTGGCCAGCGATCCGGGCGTGCTCAGCCGGGTGGTCGACGCCGCCCGCAGCAACTCGCCCGAGGTGGCGCGGCTGCCCGCGGAGGAGAACCGCAGGCACATCATCACCCTGCTCACCGAGGCCGTGGCCCATCTCGAACGCGGGGACGTGCACGAGACCGGTGACTTCTCGGCGGCGTTCGCCCTCGGCGCCGACCGCGCGGCGCAGGGCGTGCCGATCATCGACCTGCTGCGCGGGGTGCACGCGGGCCGCGCCGAGGTGACCCGCGCCGGGGTGGACGCCGCCCGCGCGATGGGTGTCGACGACGCGACGATCCTGGAGTTCATCGTCGACCTGGACCACTACGTCGGCGCGGTGCAGCGCCACATCGTCAGCGGCTACCACACCGCCGAACTCGAACTGTCCCGCACGGCACGCGATTTCAGCACCCAGGTCCTGCGCAAGCTCCTGCTGCCCGGCGAAGGCCCGCCCGACGCCGACGCGCTCGGCCGGGCCGGACTGCACCCCGAACGCCGGTACCACTGCGTGGTCTCCGCGGTGACCGATCCCCGCGACGCCAGGTCATTGGAGCAGCAGCTGGCTTCTTCCGGTGGGGTGTACGGCTTCGTGGAAGGAACACTGACCGGTGTCGCGCCGCAGAGCCCGGCACTGCCCGAGGACGCGCCGCTGGTCGTAGCCTCGCCGGCCAGGCCTCTGCCGGCGCTGCGCGAGACCTATCCCTTGTGTGCCCAGGCGCTGAAGGTCGCCGCCGGGCGCGGACTGCGCGGCGTCCGGCCGCTGATCGGCCTCGCCGCCGAAACGGCGCTCGCCGCCCACCCGGCACTGGCCCGCACGCTCGTCGGCGAACTGCTGGCACCGCTCGATCCCGCCAACGAGTTCCACCAGGAGATCGCGGCCACGGCCGTCGCCTTTCTCGACCACGGCTGCGTGATCAACGCGACCGCCAAGGCGCTCCACATCCACGCCAACACCGTTCGCTACCGCCTGGACCGGCTGCACGAACTCGTCGGCATCGACGTCAACGACCGGTCGTACCCGTACGTGGTGACCGCGATGCAGACGTGGTGGGCGCTGCGAACCTGGCTCCAGGCTCGGTAA
- a CDS encoding TetR/AcrR family transcriptional regulator — MPGTDATTRERLLTVAERLLLESGYDAVSARAINSAAGMNPAAVHYHFGSKDALIAALLEARLAPVWQRRLDEVTERRRDGWVPTVPELVDLVVTPLAELAADPVGQLRLRLLARFVRDRREPAWTSRWFGLAPWVELLRDARPELPKRAAAQRWLLAFGLVLEFFADTERGVPVTTLRAFVTAGLAES, encoded by the coding sequence ATGCCAGGCACCGACGCCACCACCCGCGAGCGGCTGCTGACCGTCGCCGAGCGGCTGTTGCTGGAATCCGGTTACGACGCGGTGTCCGCCCGCGCGATCAACAGCGCGGCCGGTATGAACCCGGCGGCCGTGCACTACCACTTCGGGTCGAAGGACGCGCTGATCGCGGCGCTGCTGGAAGCCCGGCTGGCGCCGGTGTGGCAGCGGCGGCTGGACGAGGTCACCGAGCGGCGGCGCGACGGCTGGGTGCCCACCGTGCCGGAACTGGTCGACCTGGTGGTGACACCGCTGGCCGAGCTGGCCGCTGACCCGGTCGGGCAGCTGCGGTTGCGCCTGCTCGCCCGGTTTGTGCGAGACCGTCGTGAACCGGCGTGGACCTCGCGGTGGTTCGGCCTGGCGCCGTGGGTTGAGCTGCTGCGGGACGCGCGGCCGGAGTTGCCGAAGCGGGCGGCGGCGCAGCGTTGGCTGCTCGCTTTCGGGCTGGTGCTGGAGTTCTTCGCCGACACCGAGCGCGGAGTTCCGGTCACCACCCTGCGCGCGTTTGTCACGGCGGGATTGGCGGAGTCATGA